Below is a genomic region from Astyanax mexicanus isolate ESR-SI-001 chromosome 25, AstMex3_surface, whole genome shotgun sequence.
gtgtgagaaacagtggataaaacactcattagaaatgtgGAGTGATGGATGAACTGGGCCTTCAGAACTGTGCATGGAAATATAAACACATCAACATACATAAAGAAGTTATACTCAGTTTATATTGTAATTTCATAAATGTAGTCGTGTATGAGAGATTAAGATCAGCTTTAGTAAAGAGCATGAGAgctctgctgttttcacaccttcagcTCAGACAGGAAACTATACGTGTCACTTTAGCACTTATTAACAGCACTATTGTAGTTAAAGTAGCCGAgaggtgcagcactgctgtagtgtttctacagagacgcagtaattcagtgtttcagtcttttagagattagacatgtctctgagtgtttatgaggATGTGATTGGATCTGAGGAGATGAACAGAGGAGATAaagtggagatggtggtggataTCTACGAGAGTGCAGACGCTGTTAGAGGTCATGACCCCAACACAGAGATGGAGGACACCAACACGATAAAGATCCTGAAGACACAACAAGCAGGTACTATTGCTAACTGAAATTAGTATAATAGTAAAATACTGAGCTGTACTCTGTAGAAACTCTATTCTTTGTGAAATTTTAACTGTTCTGGTGATAAAAAAGAACAAGCAGTTCAccactgtattgtgttgtagaGAATATCAGTGAATTACCGGTTCTTGGGAAGTTAAACAGTGAACACAGGTATCTCCTACTGATAAACGTGTACTTGACAGCAGTGACAGATGTATGGTAGTGGTctgaggctacgttcacattaccacaTTGCTCATTGCTCTAATCCAATTTTTTTGCTCCGATCGGATTTGGCTTTATAGATGGTTCACGTACACAGATGTAAggcctgtatctgtatctctttaacattttttacgTAGAAAGTAAAACAGTCCCGGCCTATAAATGAGCCCAGTTCGGCTATTCAGTCTATTTCGCTTTGCTTGGCACCCCTGACCAGGGCCGTGGCGTCAGGGTAAGCCCTCTTGCCTTGCCCCAAGACATTCCCCTCTTCTAGGATTTTACCCACCAGGGACATGGATGAGACGGGCCCTGGTGTCTGGAGCTGAAAGCCAGAGCTGAAGGTAAAGGAGTGACGGTTCCGGTCCTCCTTTCCATACAGCCCAGGGCAGCAATGCGGCTGTTCACAGGTGCTGTTGGGTGGTGGATAAGTGGTTGTGGTGCAGTCAAAGGCATTGAGCAGGCATTCAGGTCAGCGGTTTTCACCATCAAACCTGAGGGTGCTGCAGGGCTGGCCAGACCTGGGTCATACTCTTGGATGGCCGATGGCCAAAAGCGCTGCACATGGAGAGGTTCCAATGTTCTCAATACAGCCTCCATTTAGTCATTGGTCACTAGTGGCAGTGACCAAGGAAGCTGTTGGCTGAACCAGCACAGGTTGAGCCTATTGACCCATTTGTCCCAGTTTCTGCAGCTAGCAAGAGTCTCAGAATGGTCGGGTGACGCGAACCCCTGGTTCTTGGTTAGCTACTCTCGTCCTCATGTGTTGGACTGTGTTGGTCGCCAGTCCCTCCCAGACATGCACATTAAAAGGTCCagtaaaatggaaatggaaaatggaaaatctGTAAGAGATACGCTATGACGATTTGAATAAAATAGATTCCGGCCAACCCTACTGCCGTCTATTATGTATTCTCTgcacacacgtgacactgtggactgaGGGATGTTAAATGTCTGTAAACAGCTTCAGAtatggaatgtcccattcatctgcaCTACTATTAGACCTtactccaattcccataatttacaccaccttgccatgagcacactgaccagtgttcagttTCACCACTTATAaaggtgtgggcgttcccaagctTTTCCCTGAGACAacccttcatgatcaatttacataatgCTATCCCATAAGAGTGTACTTGCTGTTTCTATGAGTAAAGTTcatgtatctgtgtttcctcatagagagtcgctctgcaggaagcagacgctacagactggctgcagtgggtctgggtctgctgtgtgttctcctgctgactgccatcacagtgctgtggatccagttcaaccacctggctgcagagagagacccgttacagaccagttacaccaacctgactgcagagagagaccagttacagaccagttacaccaacctgactgcagagagagaccagttacagaccagtaacaccaacctgactgcagagagagaccagttacaggcagagagagatgGGCTCCAGAAAAGGTTTTCTGAAGTGGGTTAGTGATTACTTGTActtaatcactttattaggaacaccattCAAACACTGGTTTCAGGTTAAACTGGTACAGAGTTGTGCCACTAAATCATTTCACATCGTTACACTATGGAGTTACATTTAAGCCACAACGTGTTGTACTCGTAAAGAGCTATTTGAAGGTGTTCATCAAGTGCAAACGTGCATTCGTGCATTCAGTTCCATATTCAGATGCAGTAATTTGCAATTTGTCTACACTTGCACTTTTTATTCATTCGGAtcattttttagttttctacgTTCAAACTTTTATCAGCGTTGTTGCACTGAAACCAGAATCACAGCCTTAAATCTTAAGTGTTCCATTAAATCTGTATCTTACCTGTAAAGTCTGAATTGTACGTTCTTTCAGGTTAACTCACACatttgtgtctcatttctttctggcagctctgtttcacatctctcagaatcgtaatcatataaaccagagaaaagagttaaaatgttttactgtgaaGAGCATCAAACACTTGTGACCCAGAAGTGACCACAGGTGTTTTCTCATAATGCATTGCTTTTGTGTTTCATCCATAGATAAAGCAGTTAGAGACGGGTGGATCTACTTCAgctccagtctttactacgtctctaCTGAGAAGAAGATCTGGAGTAAGAGCAGAaacgactgcagagagagaggagcagacctggtgatcatcaacagcagagaagaacaggtgagagagagagagagagagagagagagagagagaaagagagagagagagagtttaaaactgtttaatactgtttatCTTAACTCTCTTGGGACATCACTTCAACAGAGCGGCACAGGTTGCCACaggaattttctttcttttctgatgGATGTTAGAGACCATGTACTCCTCCTCCGTCTGTTTGAGGATgtcccacaggtgctcaattgggtttagatCCAGAGACATACTTGCAGCAGATATGTACTCCTCCGTGTCCAGCttccctcacactcagcagcctctatggtgttgtcccataaaaatacacaaaacaatatatataaaaatatgagcGATGtaatcacttttgtgagatatttTATACTCAATTAAACATAAATTAGATATTGCAAAATTCAAAGACCCTCTTATTTAGACAAAAAAGTTCCAATCTCCTCTTTGTGTGATCactacactgtgtgtgtttgtgaagacTCACAGATGCCACCAAATAACTTAACCAATCACATGTGGCTATCATCGATAAAAATGGTCTTACAATCAGGGGCTCCCGTCATTTAACTCAAACAGCAGCTTCTTAGACCTGAATAGTCCATCTGTTTCTGGTTGATGAACTATTTTCAGTGCAGAAGTGACGCTCAttgcagcactgctgcgtctgatccTTTCATatcaactcaacacaacacacacctcatacaccaccaccataccagtacagtcactgcagtgctgagaataaatgacccaccaaccaacaatagctgctctgtggtggtctatcctgtggggtcctgatcatttaAGAACAAGGTGaaaaaagataataaagtatgaagagaaagagaagtggtttgttggaaatgtgtaagcagttattgtacttcaacaggtcttcattaacacattgagaAAAGATCGGAaggtttggattggtctgagtggCGGTaaaacagagggggtctggaaatgggtggacgg
It encodes:
- the LOC125787672 gene encoding CD209 antigen-like protein E; translated protein: MSLSVYEDLIYFEELNRADRDEITVVIYESSDAVRGDKVEMVVDIYESADAVRGHDPNTEMEDTNTIKILKTQQAESRSAGSRRYRLAAVGLGLLCVLLLTAITVLWIQFNHLAAERDPLQTSYTNLTAERDQLQTSYTNLTAERDQLQTKRDGLQKRFSEVDKAVRDGWIYFSSSLYYVSTEKKIWSKSRNDCRERGADLVIINSREEQDFINTLRKGQWIWIGLGDAETEGDWKWVDGSELITGFWYPGQPNSNGDEDCVTTDIGSDPVNNWNDYPCNSQYFWICEKRI